A single genomic interval of Deltaproteobacteria bacterium harbors:
- a CDS encoding NAD-glutamate dehydrogenase gives MSRPAAVETDRLARIVSRVRERHAGWEDEAIAVLATALFSKDGEPWAEELGDEAAAAVATRSFAFLAAPGQAPRVRTRADDVATVLETVATDRPFIVDTIRNCVRAAGIEVRHVLHPLLTTRREPAAGGELGRLQGLDAAGESGRRESLVLAVLPPLDAERRADLEASVAARLADLVLVTDDYPALVAATEGVVAHLDGYKGGSAAWDDEVQEVQELLRWLIAGGFVFLGYRSVSLEERDDVPTLALDPDSGLGLLRRTERSHYAEPTPVASIPEPIRSRVVGGPLLVLARTTAHAPVHRDVRMEYVGVKKLDRQGRVRGEFRLLGLFTFQAHADEASEIPVLRRRLQQVLQAERVVPDSHEHREILAVFDTLPKADLFAMSVDAIRGEIRAILAAERTRELSLTLRPDPLERGVAATIVMPRDAFSEVVRDRVRDLLATRFGGEVVEDHVVLGEGEHARLHVSLAASRAQVLAIRREDLQCEIAELTRGWNDRLRDRLRSARGDVDGAALADRYAAIFPDAYKAATDPATAADDVAELEALAGGGRTRIALADAAGHPEPYTALKLYLREPLVLSDVMPVLEDLGLRVFAENTVLLPALDGAPAHVETFLVRTEAGDRVDVARDAARLVATVLAVREGRVESDGLHRLVPAAGLAWQEVQVLRAYAAYAAQIGAAPSPRASVEALIRNPSHAALLFAWFGARHDPHADRGRASAAYEAFVRALDDVPSIADDRVLRALGNMVGATVRTSYYAGLAAGRGDTVAFKIDGTRVDHMPKPRPLYEIFVHGPRIEGVHLRAGRIARGGLRWSDRRDDFRTEVLGLMKTQTVKNAVIVPVGAKGGFVVKGPVSPPAVLDAYRTFVGCLLDLTDDVDGDRIARPEGTVCHDEPDPYLVVAADKGTATFSDVANALAEERGFWLGDAFASGGSHGYDHKRMGITARGAWECVALHFRELDGRDVARDPFTVTGIGDMSGDVFGNGLLCSRAARLRAAFDHRHVFLDPDPDPEASYAERTRLFALPHSSWADYRPEALSAGGAVIPRGTKIVRLSAEARAMLGIAAETIDGDQLIQAVLRMPTDLLFNGGIGTYVKSRGESNADVGDGTNATVRVNASELRARVVGEGGNLGFTQRARVEFALAGGRINTDAIDNSAGVDTSDHEVNLKIALQPPVASGAMTTAERNALLQELAEDVAALVLAHNRSQSRAISRDQRRSETRLVHFREMMADLEATGLLDRALEGLPDRDALRARRSIARGLTRPELAVLLAYAKMHATRLLASDALCEDPHLERVLLAYFPARMVARCRDAIRVHRLRREIIATTLTNDVVDLMGAAFFTRTMRESGATAPDVARAFVVADALSDARAIAARAVDAGPTIETRILDLVVAGLDRAVRWILAAYPRLGPLDAMIDRTRPALAEAEAALPAAERARRDARVAALVAEQVPTDLAAACVRLEGLRALLDVAHVAGATNIPPATAAAAYFGAAEIFDFAWLRQALDDVAGEDRWERRAVESLGAELDHVRRELTRQLLAGSGEVAARVVTFRLRRAATLERIRALLADLQSAGTVTLPAIMVLVRELGRLEEAA, from the coding sequence GTGAGCCGCCCGGCGGCCGTCGAGACCGATCGTCTGGCGCGCATCGTCTCCCGCGTGCGCGAACGCCACGCGGGATGGGAGGACGAGGCGATCGCCGTGCTGGCCACCGCCCTCTTCAGCAAGGACGGCGAGCCCTGGGCCGAGGAGCTCGGCGACGAGGCGGCCGCCGCGGTCGCCACGCGGAGCTTCGCCTTCCTCGCGGCGCCCGGCCAGGCGCCGCGCGTCCGGACCCGCGCGGACGACGTGGCCACCGTCCTCGAGACCGTCGCGACCGATCGCCCGTTCATCGTCGACACGATCCGCAACTGCGTGCGGGCGGCGGGCATCGAGGTCCGCCACGTCCTCCACCCGCTGCTGACGACGCGGCGCGAGCCCGCCGCCGGCGGCGAGCTCGGACGGCTCCAGGGGCTCGACGCTGCGGGCGAGAGCGGCCGGCGCGAGTCGCTCGTGCTCGCCGTGTTGCCGCCCCTCGACGCGGAGCGCCGCGCCGATCTCGAGGCGAGCGTCGCCGCGCGCCTCGCCGACCTCGTGCTCGTGACGGACGACTATCCCGCGCTCGTCGCCGCGACCGAGGGGGTCGTCGCGCACCTCGACGGGTACAAGGGCGGCAGCGCGGCCTGGGACGACGAGGTGCAGGAGGTCCAGGAGCTGCTGCGCTGGCTGATCGCCGGCGGCTTCGTCTTCCTCGGGTACCGCAGCGTCTCCCTCGAGGAGCGCGACGACGTGCCGACCCTCGCGCTCGACCCCGACTCCGGTCTCGGGCTCCTCCGTCGCACGGAGCGCTCGCACTACGCCGAGCCGACGCCGGTCGCGAGCATCCCCGAGCCGATACGCAGCCGCGTGGTCGGCGGACCGCTGCTCGTCCTCGCGCGCACCACCGCCCACGCCCCGGTCCACCGCGACGTGCGGATGGAGTACGTGGGCGTCAAGAAGCTCGACCGCCAGGGTCGCGTGCGCGGCGAGTTCCGCCTCCTCGGACTCTTCACCTTCCAGGCCCATGCCGACGAGGCCTCGGAGATCCCGGTCTTGCGGCGGCGCTTGCAGCAGGTGTTGCAGGCCGAGCGCGTCGTCCCGGATTCGCACGAGCACCGCGAGATCCTGGCCGTCTTCGACACGCTGCCCAAGGCCGATCTCTTCGCGATGTCGGTCGACGCGATCCGCGGCGAGATCCGCGCGATCCTCGCGGCCGAGCGCACGCGCGAGCTGTCGCTCACGTTGCGCCCCGATCCGCTCGAGCGCGGCGTCGCCGCCACGATCGTCATGCCGCGCGACGCCTTCTCCGAGGTCGTCCGCGACCGCGTGCGCGACCTGCTGGCGACGCGCTTCGGCGGCGAGGTCGTCGAAGACCACGTCGTGCTCGGCGAGGGCGAGCACGCGCGCCTGCACGTCTCGCTCGCCGCGTCGCGTGCCCAGGTGCTGGCGATCCGGCGCGAGGACCTGCAGTGCGAGATCGCCGAGCTGACGCGCGGCTGGAACGACCGCCTGCGCGATCGGCTGCGCAGCGCGCGGGGCGACGTCGACGGTGCGGCCCTCGCGGACCGCTACGCGGCGATCTTTCCGGACGCCTACAAGGCGGCGACCGACCCGGCAACCGCCGCCGACGACGTGGCGGAGCTCGAGGCCCTCGCCGGCGGCGGCAGGACGCGAATCGCCCTCGCCGACGCCGCCGGACATCCCGAGCCCTACACCGCGCTCAAGCTCTATCTGCGGGAGCCCCTCGTCCTCTCCGACGTCATGCCCGTGCTCGAAGACCTCGGCCTGCGGGTGTTCGCGGAGAACACCGTGCTCCTGCCCGCGCTCGACGGCGCGCCCGCCCACGTCGAGACCTTCCTCGTGCGGACCGAGGCGGGCGATCGCGTGGACGTCGCGCGCGACGCCGCGCGCCTCGTCGCGACCGTGCTCGCCGTCCGCGAGGGTCGGGTCGAGAGCGACGGGCTGCACCGCCTGGTGCCGGCCGCCGGCCTCGCGTGGCAGGAGGTGCAAGTGCTGCGCGCCTACGCCGCCTACGCGGCGCAGATCGGCGCGGCGCCGAGCCCGCGGGCGTCGGTCGAGGCGCTCATCCGCAACCCGAGCCACGCCGCGCTGCTCTTCGCGTGGTTCGGCGCGCGCCACGACCCGCACGCCGATCGCGGCCGCGCCTCCGCGGCCTACGAGGCGTTCGTGCGCGCGCTCGACGACGTCCCGAGCATCGCCGACGACCGCGTGCTCCGCGCGCTCGGCAACATGGTCGGCGCGACCGTCCGGACGAGCTACTACGCCGGGCTCGCGGCCGGCCGCGGCGACACCGTCGCGTTCAAGATCGATGGCACCCGGGTCGACCACATGCCGAAGCCGCGCCCGTTGTACGAGATCTTCGTCCACGGCCCGCGCATCGAGGGCGTGCACCTGCGGGCGGGACGCATCGCGCGGGGCGGTCTGCGGTGGAGCGATCGGCGCGACGACTTCCGGACCGAGGTCCTCGGCCTCATGAAGACGCAGACCGTGAAGAACGCCGTCATCGTGCCGGTCGGCGCGAAGGGCGGCTTCGTCGTGAAGGGGCCCGTGAGTCCGCCGGCGGTGCTCGACGCCTATCGCACGTTCGTCGGCTGCCTCCTCGACCTCACCGACGACGTCGACGGCGACCGCATCGCGCGTCCGGAGGGGACCGTCTGCCACGACGAGCCGGATCCCTACCTGGTCGTCGCCGCCGACAAGGGCACCGCGACGTTCTCGGACGTCGCCAACGCGCTCGCCGAGGAGCGGGGCTTCTGGCTCGGCGACGCCTTCGCCTCGGGCGGCTCGCACGGGTACGACCACAAGCGCATGGGCATCACCGCCCGCGGCGCCTGGGAATGCGTCGCGCTCCACTTCCGCGAGCTCGACGGACGCGACGTCGCCCGCGACCCTTTCACGGTGACCGGCATCGGCGACATGAGCGGCGACGTCTTCGGGAACGGCCTGCTGTGCTCCCGCGCCGCGCGGCTGCGCGCGGCGTTCGACCACCGCCACGTCTTTCTCGATCCCGACCCGGATCCGGAGGCATCGTACGCCGAGCGCACGCGCCTGTTCGCCCTGCCGCACTCGAGCTGGGCCGACTATCGCCCCGAGGCGCTGAGCGCGGGAGGCGCGGTGATCCCGCGCGGCACGAAGATCGTCCGCCTCTCGGCCGAGGCGCGCGCCATGCTCGGCATCGCCGCCGAGACGATCGACGGCGACCAGCTGATCCAGGCGGTTCTGCGGATGCCGACCGACCTGCTCTTCAACGGCGGCATCGGCACGTACGTGAAGTCGCGCGGCGAGAGCAACGCCGACGTCGGCGACGGCACGAACGCCACCGTGCGCGTCAACGCGAGCGAGCTGCGCGCGCGCGTCGTCGGCGAAGGCGGGAACCTCGGTTTCACGCAGCGCGCCCGGGTCGAGTTCGCGCTCGCCGGCGGACGCATCAACACCGACGCCATCGACAATTCGGCGGGCGTCGACACCTCCGATCACGAGGTGAACCTCAAGATCGCGCTCCAGCCGCCGGTGGCGAGCGGCGCCATGACGACGGCCGAGCGGAACGCGCTCCTCCAGGAGCTCGCCGAGGACGTGGCCGCGCTCGTGCTCGCGCACAACCGGAGCCAGAGCCGCGCCATCTCGCGCGATCAGCGCCGCAGCGAGACCCGGCTCGTCCACTTCCGCGAGATGATGGCTGACCTCGAGGCGACCGGCCTCCTCGATCGCGCCCTCGAGGGACTCCCCGACCGCGACGCGCTGCGCGCCCGGCGCTCGATCGCCCGCGGCCTCACCCGGCCGGAGCTGGCGGTGCTGCTCGCCTACGCCAAGATGCACGCGACGCGGCTCCTCGCGAGCGACGCGCTCTGCGAGGATCCCCACCTCGAGCGCGTGCTGCTGGCGTATTTCCCGGCGCGGATGGTCGCCCGCTGCCGCGACGCGATCCGCGTGCACCGTCTCCGCCGCGAGATCATCGCGACCACCCTCACCAACGACGTCGTGGACCTGATGGGCGCCGCTTTCTTCACCCGCACCATGCGCGAGAGCGGCGCGACGGCCCCGGACGTCGCACGCGCGTTCGTGGTCGCCGACGCGCTCTCCGACGCGCGGGCGATCGCGGCGCGAGCCGTGGACGCGGGCCCGACGATCGAAACACGCATCCTGGACCTGGTGGTCGCCGGACTCGATCGCGCCGTGCGCTGGATCCTCGCCGCCTACCCGCGCCTCGGTCCGCTCGACGCGATGATCGACCGCACCCGGCCCGCCCTCGCCGAGGCGGAGGCGGCGTTGCCCGCCGCGGAGCGCGCCCGCCGGGACGCCCGCGTCGCCGCCCTCGTCGCGGAGCAGGTGCCGACGGACCTCGCCGCGGCCTGCGTCCGGCTGGAAGGGCTGCGTGCCCTCCTCGACGTCGCCCACGTCGCCGGCGCGACGAACATTCCGCCCGCGACCGCCGCCGCCGCGTACTTCGGCGCGGCCGAGATCTTCGACTTCGCGTGGCTCCGACAGGCGCTCGACGACGTCGCCGGCGAGGACCGCTGGGAGCGCCGCGCCGTCGAAAGCCTCGGCGCCGAGCTCGACCACGTGCGCCGCGAGCTCACCCGCCAGCTCCTCGCCGGCAGCGGCGAGGTCGCGGCGCGGGTCGTCACCTTCCGCCTCCGCCGCGCCGCCACCCTGGAACGCATTCGCGCCCTCCTCGCCGACCTCCAGAGCGCCGGGACCGTCACACTCCCCGCGATCATGGTATTGGTGCGCGAGCTCGGACGATTGGAGGAGGCCGCATGA
- a CDS encoding MBL fold metallo-hydrolase, which translates to MPASDDPKLEVTVLGSSDAFCSGGHPHATYLVETARATFLVDCGPTVLLALKRHGIDTARVDFVVISHMHGDHFAGLPFLLLESIYERPRTRPLVVLGPRGVAARVWALTRTLYPDVVPDTLPFALEFVELEPERRATIADVELHPVRVPHQDEDVSLAVGFASGGKRLLYSGDSPWDDRFLELARDVDLFLCECTAYDEPMGRHIEWTTLAPLVPRLGCRRLVLIHLGRKMREHCGELGVECASEGMKIRL; encoded by the coding sequence ATGCCGGCGTCCGACGATCCGAAGCTCGAGGTCACCGTGCTCGGCTCCTCGGACGCGTTCTGCAGCGGCGGGCACCCGCACGCGACGTACCTGGTCGAGACCGCGCGGGCGACGTTCCTCGTGGATTGCGGTCCGACGGTCCTGCTGGCGCTGAAGCGCCACGGCATCGACACCGCCCGCGTCGACTTCGTCGTCATCAGCCACATGCACGGCGACCACTTCGCCGGGCTGCCCTTCCTGCTGCTCGAGTCGATCTACGAGCGCCCGCGGACGCGGCCGCTCGTGGTGCTCGGTCCGCGCGGCGTCGCGGCGCGCGTCTGGGCGCTCACACGCACGCTCTACCCGGACGTGGTGCCGGACACGCTGCCGTTCGCGCTCGAGTTCGTGGAGCTCGAGCCCGAGCGTCGCGCGACGATCGCGGACGTCGAGCTCCATCCCGTGCGCGTGCCGCACCAGGACGAGGACGTCTCGCTCGCCGTCGGTTTCGCCTCGGGCGGGAAGCGGCTGCTCTACAGCGGCGATTCGCCCTGGGACGACCGCTTCCTCGAGCTCGCGCGCGACGTCGATCTCTTTCTCTGCGAGTGCACTGCGTACGACGAGCCCATGGGCCGCCACATCGAGTGGACGACGCTCGCGCCGCTCGTGCCCCGGCTCGGGTGCCGTCGCCTCGTGCTGATCCACCTCGGCCGGAAGATGCGCGAGCATTGCGGCGAGCTCGGCGTCGAGTGCGCGAGCGAGGGCATGAAGATCCGGCTGTAG
- a CDS encoding class I SAM-dependent RNA methyltransferase, whose translation MTTLAYGPDAVGRRDGRVVFVPGAAPGDRVRVRVVEEHGNWARAALLHVCAPGPARRDPPCPWARECGGCPWQHVDYVTQLAAKETNVRESLARIAGVTPRALAPILAAPSEWAYRHRIRVHVGAGGVVGYRRPRSHALVPIDRCPIAEPAVAAGLAPLRALVGSLQTTLEDVEIVANGRKGLVLDATARGAFAAADDGAIRAWLAATPTAAGVALRGRTWTRRFGVTEITVRSEIDAAPTVQRAGTFTQVNPAANLLLVRTVVAMVGGGAPVLDLFCGAGNLTLPLARAASSVVAVDQDPRAVEDGAASAAASGLVNARFEVAAADDHLRRHGLSGADVVVLDPPRTGAAAVAGLLARLAPRRIVYVSCDPTTLARDVRTLAGAGFVVARVQPIDLFPQSPHVETILEAVLTAP comes from the coding sequence GTGACCACGCTCGCCTACGGGCCGGACGCGGTCGGCCGCCGCGACGGCCGGGTCGTGTTCGTTCCGGGGGCCGCGCCGGGCGACCGCGTCCGGGTTCGCGTCGTCGAGGAGCACGGCAACTGGGCGCGCGCCGCGCTCCTTCACGTGTGCGCACCCGGTCCGGCGCGGCGCGACCCGCCGTGTCCGTGGGCGCGCGAGTGCGGCGGCTGCCCGTGGCAACACGTCGACTACGTGACGCAGCTCGCCGCCAAGGAGACGAACGTCCGCGAGTCGCTGGCGCGGATCGCCGGCGTGACGCCGCGCGCGCTCGCGCCCATCTTGGCGGCGCCCTCGGAATGGGCCTATCGCCACCGGATCCGCGTACACGTCGGCGCGGGCGGCGTCGTGGGCTACCGCCGGCCGCGTTCGCACGCGCTCGTCCCGATCGACCGGTGCCCGATCGCGGAGCCCGCCGTCGCGGCCGGGCTCGCGCCGCTGCGCGCGCTCGTCGGATCGCTGCAAACGACGCTCGAGGACGTGGAGATCGTCGCGAACGGCCGCAAGGGACTCGTGCTCGACGCCACCGCGCGCGGCGCATTCGCGGCCGCCGACGACGGCGCGATCCGCGCCTGGCTCGCCGCGACGCCGACGGCCGCGGGCGTCGCGCTCCGTGGTCGGACGTGGACGCGCCGCTTCGGCGTCACGGAGATCACGGTACGCTCCGAGATCGACGCGGCGCCGACCGTCCAGCGCGCGGGAACCTTCACGCAGGTGAATCCGGCCGCCAACCTCCTCCTCGTACGCACCGTGGTGGCGATGGTCGGCGGCGGGGCGCCCGTCCTCGACCTCTTCTGCGGCGCCGGAAACCTCACCCTGCCGCTCGCCCGCGCCGCGTCGTCGGTCGTCGCCGTCGACCAGGACCCGCGCGCCGTCGAGGACGGCGCGGCGAGCGCGGCGGCGAGCGGGCTCGTCAACGCACGCTTCGAGGTCGCCGCGGCGGACGACCACCTGCGCCGCCACGGCCTCTCCGGCGCGGACGTGGTCGTGCTCGACCCGCCGCGAACGGGCGCCGCGGCCGTCGCCGGGCTGCTCGCGCGCCTCGCGCCCCGACGCATCGTGTACGTATCGTGCGATCCGACGACGCTCGCGCGCGACGTCCGCACGCTCGCGGGCGCCGGCTTCGTCGTCGCCCGCGTGCAGCCCATCGACCTGTTTCCGCAGAGTCCGCACGTCGAGACGATCCTCGAAGCCGTATTGACTGCTCCCTAG
- a CDS encoding thrombospondin type 3 repeat-containing protein, whose product MYSFAHFDGRGAGLTDDDRAGASYLYPGNGAGEPTPAPTPTIAPTPPPPDADADGIADAEDNCPAASNGRQEDIDGDGIGDACDNCDAMANPDQLATDACGLLVIQSMRIAIGKAAHEDSITIKGRFDAIAAAAMAEVAGQALTMTLAKTDGDQLMQVVVPARDWKMNRNGTSLSFADKTGQLLGGVKKVTLHSRDGARYTLALTAAHLDLERSRAPELVLSVAVASERYVSASGCQTNRRANRVVCRQKTR is encoded by the coding sequence ATGTACTCGTTCGCCCACTTCGACGGCCGCGGCGCCGGCCTCACCGACGACGACCGCGCCGGCGCGAGCTATCTGTACCCCGGGAACGGCGCGGGCGAGCCGACGCCGGCGCCGACGCCGACCATCGCGCCGACGCCTCCGCCGCCGGATGCCGACGCCGACGGCATCGCCGACGCCGAGGACAATTGCCCCGCGGCGTCCAACGGACGGCAGGAGGACATCGACGGCGACGGCATCGGCGACGCGTGCGACAACTGCGACGCGATGGCGAATCCCGACCAGCTCGCCACGGACGCGTGCGGCCTCCTCGTGATCCAGTCGATGCGGATCGCGATCGGGAAGGCCGCGCACGAGGACTCGATCACCATCAAGGGCCGTTTCGACGCGATCGCGGCCGCCGCGATGGCGGAGGTCGCGGGGCAAGCGCTCACGATGACGCTCGCCAAGACCGACGGCGACCAGCTGATGCAGGTGGTCGTCCCCGCGCGCGACTGGAAGATGAACCGCAACGGCACGAGCCTGTCGTTCGCCGACAAGACGGGCCAGCTCCTCGGCGGCGTGAAGAAGGTCACGCTGCACTCGCGCGACGGCGCGCGCTATACGCTCGCCCTGACCGCAGCGCATCTCGACCTCGAGCGCAGCCGCGCCCCCGAGCTCGTACTGTCGGTGGCGGTCGCGAGCGAACGCTACGTCAGCGCGAGCGGCTGCCAGACGAACCGACGCGCGAACCGCGTCGTCTGCCGCCAGAAGACGCGCTGA
- a CDS encoding M23 family metallopeptidase, producing the protein MGRRLVLGVTLALVASIVFVGWVKLERRRPTAELAHPVTALGRGSTIDVTLHDVGTGLAWSRVEVESNGATTVLASETYPAQTWRGSGIFETTVSRPLAPIDHKLGEGPATLRVFAGDYSWLRWLRSDPVLLEAPFTIDLSPPTVEVLSQQHYLTLGGLDFMLYRTSSDAVRSGVAVASYFFPGTAGLFADPAIHAAFFAVPQDLDHKATAKTVAEDAAGNRREVTFHTVVKPRTFANKTLDIDDPFLERKVPEILNASRLPAQPDLVQGYLYVNRTVRQNSEVRIKEATRTSAATPRWDGAFLRQPNSAPLAGFGDRRSYRHDGTIIDTQTHLGYDLASLRQAPVVAASTGKVVFADDLGIYGEAVIVDHGLGIFSLYGHLSAITVTQGQEVQRGETLGRTGETGLAGGDHLHFSIMLYGVHVDPVAWWDGKWIRDHVTAKLEQYPRATVTATRDE; encoded by the coding sequence GTGGGTCGCCGGCTGGTGCTCGGAGTCACGCTCGCGCTCGTCGCGTCGATCGTCTTCGTCGGGTGGGTGAAGCTCGAGCGCCGGCGGCCGACCGCGGAGCTCGCGCATCCCGTCACCGCCCTCGGCCGCGGCAGCACGATCGACGTCACGCTCCACGACGTCGGCACCGGGCTCGCGTGGAGCCGCGTCGAGGTCGAGAGCAACGGCGCCACCACCGTGCTCGCCAGCGAGACCTACCCCGCCCAGACGTGGCGCGGCAGCGGGATCTTCGAGACCACGGTCAGCAGGCCGCTCGCGCCGATCGACCACAAGCTCGGCGAGGGACCGGCGACGCTCCGGGTGTTCGCGGGCGACTATTCCTGGCTGCGCTGGCTGCGCAGCGATCCGGTGCTGCTCGAAGCGCCCTTCACCATCGATCTGAGCCCGCCGACCGTCGAGGTGCTCTCGCAGCAGCACTACCTCACGCTCGGCGGCCTCGATTTCATGCTCTACAGGACCTCGTCCGACGCGGTGAGGAGCGGTGTCGCGGTGGCGAGCTACTTCTTTCCGGGTACGGCCGGGCTCTTCGCCGACCCGGCCATCCACGCGGCGTTCTTCGCCGTCCCGCAGGACCTCGACCACAAGGCCACCGCGAAAACCGTCGCCGAGGACGCCGCAGGGAACCGGCGCGAAGTGACGTTCCACACGGTCGTGAAGCCGCGCACCTTCGCGAACAAGACGCTCGACATCGACGACCCGTTCCTCGAGCGCAAGGTGCCCGAGATCCTGAACGCGAGTCGCCTGCCCGCGCAGCCCGATCTCGTGCAGGGCTACCTCTACGTGAACCGAACCGTGCGGCAGAACAGCGAGGTGCGGATCAAGGAAGCCACCCGCACGTCGGCCGCGACGCCCAGGTGGGACGGTGCGTTCCTCCGCCAGCCGAACAGCGCGCCGCTCGCCGGCTTCGGCGATCGCCGCTCGTATCGCCACGACGGAACCATCATCGATACCCAGACGCACCTCGGGTACGACCTCGCATCGCTCCGCCAGGCTCCGGTCGTCGCGGCGAGCACCGGCAAGGTCGTCTTCGCCGACGACCTCGGCATCTACGGCGAGGCGGTCATCGTCGACCACGGGCTCGGCATCTTCTCGCTCTACGGCCACTTGAGCGCGATCACCGTGACGCAAGGACAGGAAGTGCAACGCGGCGAGACCCTCGGCCGGACCGGCGAGACGGGGCTCGCCGGCGGCGATCACCTGCACTTCAGCATCATGCTCTACGGCGTCCACGTCGACCCCGTCGCATGGTGGGACGGCAAGTGGATCCGCGATCACGTGACCGCGAAGCTCGAGCAGTACCCACGCGCCACGGTGACCGCGACGCGCGATGAGTGA
- a CDS encoding CoA pyrophosphatase — MTREILPALRAALAEPRPAPPPSSAVQAAVLVPLFDVDDDLHLLYTTRSAALPQHAGQVAFPGGRHAPERDPSLLATALREADEEIGLRASDVDVLGALDPIRTFSSNFVITPFVARVPHPYALRLDPREVHDAFALPLRVLDDPATSVTESWTIEGRAIPVTAYRHDGRVIWGATQRITASLLDLITALAARQD, encoded by the coding sequence ATGACCCGCGAGATCCTGCCGGCGCTGCGGGCGGCGCTCGCCGAGCCGCGCCCGGCGCCGCCGCCGTCGTCGGCCGTCCAGGCGGCCGTGCTGGTGCCGCTCTTCGACGTCGACGACGACCTGCACCTCCTCTATACGACCCGCAGCGCCGCCCTGCCCCAGCACGCCGGACAGGTCGCCTTCCCCGGCGGGCGCCACGCGCCCGAGCGCGACCCCTCGCTGCTCGCGACCGCGCTCCGCGAGGCCGACGAAGAGATCGGTCTCCGCGCCTCCGACGTCGACGTGCTCGGCGCGCTCGACCCGATCCGCACCTTCAGCTCGAACTTCGTCATCACGCCTTTCGTGGCGCGCGTCCCGCACCCCTACGCGCTCCGCCTGGACCCGCGCGAGGTGCACGACGCGTTCGCGCTGCCGCTCCGCGTTCTCGACGATCCCGCGACGAGCGTCACGGAATCGTGGACGATCGAGGGGCGTGCGATCCCGGTCACGGCCTATCGTCACGACGGCCGCGTGATCTGGGGCGCGACGCAGCGGATCACTGCGAGCTTGCTCGACCTCATCACCGCGCTCGCGGCCCGGCAAGATTGA